In Roseisolibacter agri, the following proteins share a genomic window:
- a CDS encoding M28 family metallopeptidase, with the protein MRHPSIVRSAALACAAVTLALPATARAQARTQAPAAPRQALESITADGLLSRIRVLSSDAFEGRGPGTRGEDSTVAYLTREFQRLGLAPGNPDGTYVQDVTLVGYTGRGTASFTAGGRTIALEPLKDIVAVARHAAPENVVRGSDVVFVGYGVVAPEYGWNDYAGVDVKGKTVVILVNDPPVRRTGAAANDTSERALDPAMFRGRAMTYYGRWTYKYEEATRQGAAAAIIVHETGPAGYPWEVVSGSWGQENFDIRSPTGEPARVTVEAWMTNEKARELLSAAGQSFDALKVAARTKGFRAVPLANTTADLSVRNTVREVRSRNVVARLEGSDPQLKAQHVVYTAHWDHFGRDTTRQGDQIFNGALDNASGTAALVQMAEAFTKLPQRPRRSLLFLAVTGEERGLLGAKFYAENPLWPLATTLADINMDGVNQWGRTRDLTVIGLGNSTLDDALTAVLRPANRVVRPDPQPEKGFFYRSDHFEFAKKGVPALYVESGVDFIGRAPDYGMKKREQYEAEDYHKPSDEIKPDWDLSGAIEDLRALFQVGYGVANGGTWPTWKPGTEFRAAREAMLKQSPSGAPRVTKDPR; encoded by the coding sequence ATGCGCCATCCGTCGATCGTCCGCAGCGCCGCGCTCGCGTGCGCGGCCGTCACCCTCGCCCTCCCTGCCACCGCACGCGCGCAGGCGCGCACGCAGGCGCCGGCCGCGCCGCGCCAGGCACTGGAGAGCATCACCGCCGACGGCCTGCTGTCGCGCATCCGCGTGCTGTCGAGCGACGCGTTCGAGGGGCGCGGCCCCGGCACGCGCGGCGAGGACAGCACCGTCGCGTACCTGACGCGCGAGTTCCAGCGGCTGGGCCTCGCGCCCGGCAATCCCGACGGCACGTACGTGCAGGACGTGACGCTCGTCGGCTACACGGGGCGCGGCACGGCGTCGTTCACCGCCGGCGGGCGCACGATCGCGCTCGAGCCGCTGAAGGACATCGTCGCCGTCGCGCGCCACGCCGCGCCCGAGAACGTCGTGCGCGGCAGCGACGTCGTGTTCGTCGGCTACGGCGTCGTCGCGCCGGAGTACGGCTGGAACGACTACGCGGGCGTCGACGTGAAGGGGAAGACGGTCGTCATCCTCGTCAACGACCCGCCGGTGCGCCGCACCGGTGCGGCCGCGAACGACACGAGCGAGCGCGCGCTCGATCCCGCCATGTTCCGCGGCCGCGCGATGACGTACTACGGCCGCTGGACCTACAAGTACGAGGAGGCCACGCGGCAGGGCGCGGCGGCGGCGATCATCGTCCACGAGACGGGCCCCGCGGGCTATCCGTGGGAGGTCGTGAGCGGCAGCTGGGGCCAGGAGAACTTCGACATCCGCTCCCCCACGGGCGAGCCCGCGCGCGTGACGGTCGAGGCGTGGATGACGAACGAGAAGGCGCGCGAGCTGCTGTCGGCCGCCGGGCAGAGCTTCGACGCGCTGAAGGTCGCCGCGCGCACGAAGGGCTTCCGCGCGGTGCCGCTCGCGAACACGACGGCCGACCTCAGCGTGCGGAACACGGTGCGCGAGGTGCGCTCGCGCAACGTCGTCGCGCGCCTTGAGGGGAGCGATCCGCAGCTGAAGGCGCAGCACGTCGTCTACACGGCGCACTGGGACCACTTCGGCCGCGACACGACGCGCCAGGGCGACCAGATCTTCAACGGCGCGCTCGACAACGCGAGCGGCACCGCGGCGCTCGTGCAGATGGCGGAGGCGTTCACGAAGCTGCCGCAGCGGCCGCGCCGCTCGCTGCTCTTCCTCGCGGTGACGGGCGAGGAGCGCGGCCTCCTGGGCGCGAAGTTCTACGCCGAGAACCCGCTCTGGCCGCTGGCGACGACGCTGGCCGACATCAACATGGACGGCGTGAACCAGTGGGGCCGCACGCGCGACCTCACGGTCATCGGACTCGGCAACTCGACGCTCGATGACGCGCTGACGGCGGTGCTGCGGCCGGCCAACCGCGTGGTCCGTCCCGACCCGCAGCCGGAGAAGGGCTTCTTCTACCGCTCGGACCACTTCGAGTTCGCGAAGAAGGGCGTGCCCGCGCTGTACGTGGAATCGGGCGTGGACTTCATCGGTCGCGCGCCGGACTACGGCATGAAGAAGCGCGAGCAGTACGAGGCCGAGGACTACCACAAGCCGTCGGACGAGATCAAGCCCGACTGGGACCTCAGCGGCGCGATCGAGGACCTGCGCGCGCTGTTCCAGGTGGGGTACGGCGTGGCGAACGGGGGGACGTGGCCGACCTGGAAGCCCGGCACGGAGTTCCGCGCCGCCCGCGAGGCGATGCTGAAGCAGTCGCCGTCAGGCGCGCCGCGCGTGACGAAGGATCCGCGCTGA
- a CDS encoding GAF domain-containing protein: MSSGTIDPDPASDAQRRLLATLRDPARLAAIRATGLLADERVEALERVARLAAVGLRAPLAQVNLVTDAAQVPVAAHVVPPHIPDDWRTPVELSRSYCQHVVGDGAPLLIDDAPTHPRVRDNAATRDAGIGAYLGVPLRTPDAQLLGSLCVVDFEPRAWSAADLLVLDDLAAVASLEIALRAAGRAASDEASHAVDRTERLQRLSDDLARPLTRAEAARLILAHVADAMGASGGGVFERQPDDGALVLLEAIGYRDVVRREHARLDADSRTPAAEAARHARPVLVGSRAAWDAAGYQAPMEGPIGVGDAPGGAAAAWAALPLMVDDRVLGVLALTFVTPRAFDAAERAFMLAYARQCALALERARLLDAERAARADAEAARAEAERAVSRAERLQAVTAALSGALTPRDVVVAVVREGLMTAGARAGAVLELVDGGRTWRPVHTVGFPAHTAQAHTDFPVDVPVPVRDVARTGEPVFLGTRDAWAAAGYDTRPLLPDSGAWAALPLRRDGAVVGALTASFAGPHAFAPDERAFLLALASLCAQAMERARLFEAERAARAHAEEASRAKSDFLNVLSHELRSPANAIIGHAQLLELGIHGPVTPEQHDALARIARSAHLMAALVNDLLNLARIEQGRLSYELQDVSVAEALDTVAGVMRPQVEAKALTLDVQPGPPGLVVRADSERLQQILINLLTNAIKFTERGALSLSARVEGARVCIAVRDTGIGIPAEKLPTVFDRFVQVDPSLTRRAGGMGLGLAIARDLARAMDGDLTASSVVGEGSTFTLLLPLVR; this comes from the coding sequence ATGTCCAGCGGCACCATCGATCCCGACCCGGCGAGCGACGCGCAGCGACGGCTGCTGGCGACGCTGCGCGATCCGGCGCGGCTGGCGGCGATCCGCGCCACCGGGCTGCTCGCGGACGAGCGCGTGGAGGCGCTGGAGCGCGTCGCGCGGCTGGCCGCGGTGGGGCTGCGCGCACCACTCGCGCAGGTGAACCTCGTCACCGACGCGGCGCAGGTGCCGGTGGCCGCGCACGTCGTGCCGCCGCACATCCCCGACGACTGGCGCACGCCCGTCGAGCTCTCGCGCTCGTACTGCCAGCACGTCGTCGGCGACGGCGCGCCGCTGCTGATCGACGATGCGCCGACGCATCCGCGCGTCCGCGACAACGCCGCCACGCGCGACGCGGGCATCGGCGCCTACCTCGGCGTACCCCTCCGCACGCCCGACGCGCAGCTGCTCGGCAGCCTGTGCGTGGTGGACTTCGAGCCGCGCGCGTGGAGCGCCGCCGACCTGCTGGTGCTCGACGACCTGGCCGCCGTCGCGTCGCTGGAGATCGCGCTGCGCGCCGCCGGCCGCGCCGCCAGCGACGAGGCGAGCCACGCCGTCGACCGCACCGAGCGGCTGCAGCGCCTGAGCGACGACCTCGCGCGCCCGCTCACGCGCGCGGAGGCCGCGCGCCTGATCCTCGCGCACGTCGCCGACGCGATGGGCGCCTCGGGCGGCGGCGTGTTCGAGCGGCAGCCGGACGACGGCGCGCTCGTGCTGCTGGAGGCGATCGGCTATCGCGACGTGGTGCGGCGCGAGCACGCGCGCCTCGACGCCGACTCGCGCACGCCGGCGGCCGAGGCGGCGAGGCACGCGCGTCCGGTGCTGGTCGGCTCGCGCGCGGCGTGGGACGCGGCCGGCTACCAGGCGCCGATGGAGGGACCGATCGGCGTCGGCGACGCGCCGGGCGGCGCGGCGGCCGCGTGGGCCGCGCTGCCGCTGATGGTCGACGACCGCGTGCTCGGCGTGCTCGCCCTGACGTTCGTGACGCCGCGCGCGTTCGACGCGGCGGAGCGTGCCTTCATGCTGGCGTACGCGCGCCAGTGCGCGCTGGCGCTGGAGCGCGCGCGCCTGCTGGACGCCGAGCGCGCCGCGCGCGCCGATGCCGAGGCCGCGCGTGCGGAGGCCGAGCGCGCCGTGAGCCGCGCCGAGCGGCTGCAGGCGGTGACCGCGGCGCTGTCGGGCGCGCTGACGCCGCGCGACGTCGTCGTGGCGGTGGTGCGCGAGGGGCTGATGACCGCCGGCGCGCGCGCGGGCGCGGTGCTGGAGCTGGTGGACGGGGGACGCACGTGGCGGCCGGTGCACACGGTCGGCTTTCCGGCGCACACCGCGCAGGCGCACACCGACTTCCCGGTGGACGTGCCGGTGCCGGTGCGCGACGTCGCGCGTACGGGGGAGCCGGTGTTCCTGGGCACGCGCGACGCCTGGGCCGCGGCCGGCTACGACACGCGTCCCCTCCTCCCCGACAGCGGCGCGTGGGCGGCGCTGCCGCTGCGCCGCGACGGCGCGGTGGTGGGCGCGCTGACGGCGAGCTTCGCGGGGCCGCACGCGTTCGCGCCTGACGAGCGCGCGTTCCTGCTCGCGCTCGCGAGCCTGTGCGCGCAGGCGATGGAGCGCGCGCGCCTGTTCGAGGCGGAGCGCGCGGCGCGCGCGCACGCCGAGGAGGCGAGCCGCGCGAAGTCGGACTTCCTGAACGTGCTCTCGCACGAGCTGCGCAGCCCCGCCAACGCGATCATCGGCCACGCGCAGCTGCTGGAGCTGGGCATTCACGGGCCGGTGACGCCGGAGCAGCACGACGCGCTGGCCCGCATCGCGCGCAGCGCGCACCTGATGGCGGCGCTGGTGAACGACCTGCTGAACCTCGCGCGCATCGAGCAGGGGCGGCTGTCCTACGAGCTGCAGGACGTGTCGGTGGCGGAGGCGCTGGACACGGTGGCCGGCGTGATGCGCCCGCAGGTGGAGGCGAAGGCGCTGACGCTCGACGTGCAGCCCGGACCGCCGGGGCTCGTGGTGCGCGCGGACTCGGAGCGGCTGCAGCAGATCCTCATCAACCTGCTGACGAACGCGATCAAGTTCACGGAGCGCGGCGCGCTGTCGCTGAGCGCGCGTGTGGAGGGGGCACGGGTGTGCATCGCGGTGCGCGACACGGGCATCGGCATCCCGGCGGAGAAGCTGCCGACGGTGTTCGACCGCTTCGTGCAGGTGGACCCGTCGCTGACGCGCCGCGCGGGCGGCATGGGATTGGGCCTCGCGATCGCGCGCGACCTCGCGCGCGCGATGGACGGCGACCTGACCGCGAGCAGCGTGGTGGGCGAGGGATCGACGTTCACGCTGCTGCTGCCGCTGGTGCGCTGA
- a CDS encoding phosphatase PAP2 family protein: MPAPAAPIARPTSRRASARAAQLATAAAASGALVALALVRVMHDDELAIDRRVQRIGRTRFGAAPRAWLRGRRRSRARLAFDAIGTLSSDWATTIAGIAAGLAVARRHGLARALPVAVAVPATNLAHGAVKYSLREPRPIVAHLTGKHTPSFPSGHAARGAAAAGVLAHVASREGLVPLAVGLPIAAAVALVSGAQRVWIERHWATDAVGGFALGAAVAAGVARLYDALGEA; the protein is encoded by the coding sequence ATGCCCGCCCCTGCCGCCCCCATCGCCCGCCCCACGTCGCGCCGCGCGTCCGCGCGTGCCGCGCAGCTCGCCACTGCCGCCGCCGCGAGCGGAGCGCTCGTCGCCCTCGCGCTCGTGCGGGTGATGCACGACGACGAGCTGGCGATCGACCGCCGGGTACAGCGCATCGGCCGCACGCGCTTCGGCGCCGCGCCGCGTGCCTGGCTCCGCGGCCGCCGCCGCTCGCGCGCGCGCCTCGCGTTCGACGCGATCGGCACGCTCTCCAGCGACTGGGCGACGACGATCGCGGGCATCGCGGCGGGGCTCGCGGTCGCGCGCCGGCACGGCCTCGCGCGCGCGCTGCCGGTGGCCGTCGCCGTGCCCGCGACCAACCTCGCGCACGGCGCGGTGAAGTACTCGCTGCGCGAGCCGCGGCCGATCGTCGCGCACCTCACCGGCAAGCACACGCCGAGCTTCCCGAGCGGCCACGCCGCGCGCGGCGCCGCGGCGGCGGGCGTCCTCGCGCACGTCGCCTCGCGCGAGGGACTCGTGCCGCTCGCCGTCGGGCTGCCGATCGCCGCCGCGGTCGCCCTCGTCAGCGGTGCGCAGCGCGTCTGGATCGAGCGCCACTGGGCCACCGACGCCGTCGGCGGCTTCGCCCTCGGCGCCGCGGTGGCGGCGGGCGTCGCGCGGCTCTACGACGCGCTCGGCGAGGCCTAG
- a CDS encoding DMT family transporter translates to MLPLIPFTLLVGALLVVQAGVNTQLRAGLGDAGLAALVSFGVGTLALALFVLVQRPTLPDVATLARLPWWYWVGGALGAVYVATVTIIAPRLGATTLTMLVVAGQLAMALVADHFGLIGFARRSMDVGRVTGVALVLAGALLTLRR, encoded by the coding sequence ATGCTCCCGCTGATCCCGTTCACGCTCCTCGTCGGTGCGCTCCTCGTCGTGCAGGCCGGCGTCAACACGCAGCTCCGCGCGGGGCTCGGCGACGCGGGGCTGGCCGCGCTCGTGTCGTTCGGCGTCGGGACGCTGGCGCTCGCGCTGTTCGTGCTCGTGCAGCGTCCCACGCTGCCCGACGTCGCGACGCTCGCGCGGCTGCCGTGGTGGTACTGGGTCGGCGGCGCGCTCGGCGCCGTCTACGTCGCGACGGTGACGATCATCGCACCGCGACTCGGCGCCACGACGCTGACGATGCTCGTCGTCGCGGGCCAGCTGGCGATGGCGCTGGTCGCCGACCACTTCGGGCTGATCGGCTTCGCGCGGCGGTCGATGGACGTCGGGCGCGTGACCGGCGTCGCGCTGGTGCTCGCGGGCGCGCTGCTGACGCTGCGGCGCTGA
- a CDS encoding DUF5979 domain-containing protein: MRRLALAALTAALAAAAVASCRDAAGPIRPALSDPPAVRLARGAAGLTAICHAAGRAEDPRFVELRLPANAVDEHLGEQGTPMAGHEQDYLVTERTPCPPPDEPGEVRICKVGAAGIPAGTPFSFVVNGEDVTVSAGACTSLPFRVGTTVNVAETVPANMVLMGLTLAPAAAGTTDLAAGTATVVAGTDVATLTFTNRLNVGFLKVCKASSGTPAVTGSFTFNLTGVPGTTSVSVPVGQCVFVPNTNPVSGIAAGTVVTVTEVANPSTQVGSITCVPTSGSGSCATSGQTATVTIAANITSEVTFANRVNVGFLKVCKASSGAAPVTGSFAFNVSGIPGTTSVTVPVGQCVFVPSTTGITAGTVVTVTEILSPNTQIASITCVPTSGPGSCTSSGLAATVTIGAGLTSEITFTNRAVGQLQVCKTGGVGVSGAFAFAVGDGGAPQSLTVPVGACVVSSVYPVGTVVTITETIPGGFSAPTFTGCTPTGTSGQCRVTIVAGTNTVTFNNTLAPTGQLQVCKVAGTGVTVGTNFSFGVSPGGATYTVSAGTGPAGNCVLDGTYPAGTVVTITETIPAGYNAPTFTGCTATGTPGQCRLTIVTGTNTVTFNNTQAQGF; this comes from the coding sequence ATGCGCCGTCTCGCGCTCGCTGCCCTCACCGCGGCTCTCGCCGCCGCCGCCGTCGCGAGCTGTCGCGACGCCGCGGGGCCCATCCGCCCCGCCCTCAGCGACCCGCCGGCCGTGCGGCTCGCGCGGGGAGCGGCCGGGTTGACCGCCATCTGCCACGCCGCGGGCCGCGCGGAGGACCCGCGGTTCGTCGAGCTCCGGCTGCCGGCGAACGCCGTCGACGAGCACCTCGGCGAGCAGGGCACGCCGATGGCCGGGCACGAGCAGGACTACCTCGTCACCGAGCGCACGCCCTGCCCGCCGCCGGACGAGCCGGGCGAGGTCCGCATCTGCAAGGTCGGCGCGGCCGGCATCCCCGCCGGGACGCCGTTCAGCTTCGTGGTGAACGGCGAGGACGTCACGGTGTCGGCCGGCGCCTGCACGTCGCTGCCGTTCCGCGTGGGCACGACCGTGAACGTCGCGGAGACGGTGCCGGCGAACATGGTGCTGATGGGGCTCACGCTCGCGCCCGCCGCCGCCGGCACGACGGACCTCGCGGCGGGCACCGCGACCGTCGTCGCCGGCACCGACGTCGCCACGCTCACCTTCACGAACCGCCTCAACGTCGGCTTCCTGAAGGTGTGCAAGGCCAGCAGCGGCACCCCGGCCGTGACGGGAAGCTTCACGTTCAACCTGACGGGCGTGCCGGGCACGACGTCCGTGAGCGTGCCGGTGGGCCAGTGCGTCTTCGTCCCGAACACCAACCCCGTATCGGGGATCGCCGCCGGAACGGTGGTCACCGTCACCGAGGTTGCGAACCCGAGCACGCAGGTGGGCAGCATCACCTGCGTGCCGACGTCGGGGTCCGGAAGCTGTGCGACGAGCGGCCAGACGGCGACCGTGACGATCGCCGCGAACATCACGAGCGAGGTGACGTTCGCGAACCGGGTGAACGTCGGCTTTCTGAAGGTCTGCAAGGCCAGCAGCGGCGCCGCGCCCGTGACGGGGAGCTTCGCGTTCAACGTCTCGGGCATTCCGGGCACGACCTCGGTCACGGTGCCCGTGGGGCAGTGCGTGTTCGTGCCGAGCACCACGGGGATCACGGCCGGAACGGTCGTCACCGTCACCGAGATCCTGAGCCCGAACACGCAGATCGCCAGCATCACGTGCGTGCCGACCTCGGGCCCGGGGAGCTGCACGTCGAGCGGCCTGGCGGCGACCGTGACGATCGGCGCGGGTCTCACGAGCGAGATCACCTTCACGAACCGCGCGGTCGGCCAGCTGCAGGTGTGCAAGACGGGCGGCGTCGGAGTCAGCGGAGCCTTCGCCTTCGCGGTCGGCGACGGCGGCGCACCACAGAGCCTCACCGTGCCGGTGGGCGCGTGCGTCGTGAGCAGCGTGTACCCGGTCGGCACCGTCGTGACGATCACGGAGACCATCCCGGGCGGGTTCAGCGCCCCGACCTTCACCGGCTGCACGCCGACCGGCACGTCCGGCCAGTGCCGCGTGACGATCGTCGCGGGGACGAACACCGTCACGTTCAACAACACGCTCGCGCCGACCGGTCAGCTGCAGGTGTGCAAGGTCGCGGGCACGGGCGTGACCGTCGGGACGAACTTCTCATTCGGCGTGAGTCCCGGGGGTGCGACGTACACCGTCAGCGCCGGCACCGGGCCGGCGGGCAACTGCGTGCTGGACGGCACGTACCCCGCCGGCACCGTGGTGACGATCACCGAGACGATCCCCGCGGGCTACAACGCGCCGACGTTCACCGGCTGCACGGCGACCGGCACGCCGGGCCAGTGCCGCCTGACCATCGTGACGGGGACGAACACCGTCACGTTCAACAACACCCAGGCCCAGGGCTTCTGA